The genomic region CTAAAAAACTACGGATCtcggtgggattttctggcctcttccattcCGCCACTGTCTCTACTTTCGCGGGGTCTACCGTGATACCTTCCTTTGAAATCACATGTCCCAAAAAAGAGATTTTCTCCAACCAgaattcacacttactaaatttggcgtaTAGCTGGTGATCTCTCAGGGTTTGTAATACTAACTTCAAATGCTGCTCATGTTCCTCACGGGTTTTTGaatagaccaaaatgtcgtcaatgaacacgacaacaaatcggtccaggtagggtttgaaaacccgatgcatcaaatccataaaggcggcaggggcattggtcaacccaaagggcatgaccgcaaattcaaaatgcccatatctagaattgaaagcagttttgggtacatcttctttcttaattagcaactgatagtaaccctgtcggagatctaactttgaaaagaccactgcgccttgcagctggtcaaacagttcatcgatatggggaagtgggtatttgttcttaatggtcaagTTGTTTAGTCCCCGATAGTCGATACACAGTCGTAAAgttccatccttcttcttaacaaatagtacCGGAGCCCCccaaggagatccactctcacGAATAAACCCACGCCCCAACAGATCTTGCAACTGCAACTTCAGCTCCTTgagttcagcaggtgccattcgatagggggtcttagagataggtgacgCTCCTGGCAATAGGtcaatcttaaactctatctctctctccggaggtaaagttactaattcatcaggaaacacatccggaTATTCACGTACAATAGGCACATCTTCCACCCTCAACTTATCAGTGGGAGTGTTTATCAGAAAAGCTAGAAACCCTTGGGCCCCTCTATACAgaaatttcctagcccgaatacccgaaagcaatgcagatgaggctaaactACCTCTCACATCTAGCCTTAAGGTTGCCTCCCCCGGTATACGAAATTCCACTACTTTCCTCTTACAATCAAGTTGTGCATCGTACttagctagccaatccatacccaatataacgtcgtaccccttaatagctaaacTTATAAGATTTCCCAAAagcttcctctctcctacccaaatttcacaatttgAATACATCAATCCAGTAATCAAACGTTGGtcccccgtaggagtactaacctctaagtcataaggCAAGCTAACAGGGGTTATGTCAATGCCGCACATAAAAttggggttaacaaaggaatgggtagcgccagggtctatcaaaatcctagctagacgatggaaaacagggatcgtaccttctacaaccCCAGAGGAATCAGGGACTTGTTGTTGCTCAAGGGAGTAAACCCGAGCTGGCACCTTTGGCTTTGTCCCTTCTACCTTGGACTGTCCCGAGTTAGCCTTCGACGACTGGGTAGTTACTCTAGCCTCCCGAGGTAACACCGGACAGTTAGCTATTTGGTGCTCCGCACTCCCGCAGCGCaagcatttcctttctttcctccaacaattgtcctcggtgtggtttggtttcccacaaaatccacagggTCCACGTGGAACTGAGGCCGAACTTCCTTGTGAAGCGCTTCTTTGCGGGCCCCGTCCATTGTGACCACCCCTCGGCGGAGTCCCTCGCGTCATTCCCGGTTGCCTTCCTCCTCCGGCTCCTCTTCCCAACTTAGGAGGGGTCCCTTTATCCCCTTGGTTCGAACTACTCGCAGAGAACCCCCGTTTTTTCACCTGAAAATTCCTTACTTGGAGCCTTGCATTTTCAACTCGCAAAGCTTTCTCCACAGCGTCACTAAAGATATTGatctgggctaccgccagatccttttggatttccacattgagcccttgaatAAAACGTCTaactctcctttgctccgtTAGAATGAGTTCAGGGGCAAACTTAGATAAAcgagtaaactggctctcgtactcagcCACCGATTGAGTCCCCTGGCGGAGtctaatgaactcgtcctccttcttttcctggactagaggaggaaaGTATTTCGCATTGAAGTCCCTCACAAAGTTTACCCATGTTCTTGGGGTTTGTTCCCGGTCCCACTTCATtcgtatcacgttccaccaagaacgcgCAGCCCCTTCCAGTTGGAATACAGCGAAAGTAACCTGTCTCTCTTCTGAATAGTGtagggcggcaaaaatatctatcattttctctaaccatttttcggccacgtccggatctggccctcccagaaattttggcggagaaaacttctgaaatctctctagGGCCCGATCTTCACTCTCTACTACATGGCCAGGGTTCCCAGGTTGCTGGATAGGAGGTTGGCCCTGCTGTTGAACTACGTGGGCTAACAggtcagtcatttgctgcatagcagcggctatctgggcattagggtcaaccctaggttcagggtttggttcagtTGAGGTATCCCTAATACCCTCGTCAGTTGTGGGTTGCCTAACCCCGCGGccacggcctcgtccactacgagtgccttccattctCTAAGTCAATCTAAAGGCGAGGcacaaaaataatattaaaaggGCATATCAAGATCATCATATAAGCATGAACGAAAGGCAAAAGTAAACACCACATAAGGCATGTATACACATAGCACATTTATACATGAAACACATAACTGTGTCAAACAGTCGTACATAAGCAGTCaagcaaatatatacaaaagtacTCCCGTGAAGCCAAAAGAGGGTCTGCCAAAATACAATGTACAACCtaggtcccaaaagtacaaaaCAACTAACCAAAAGGTTTTCCTAGGTATCCCTCACACGGGATCAAACAAGGCTcaaaaaaccctaatctagtccTCGACGGAGCCAACCGACTCCCCCCCAGAGCTAGAGCTAGGGGCGCCTCCCTGACCTGGAGCTCCGCCACCTGGAACTCCCCCTGGcgcattggcgccaatcacTCCCTGGATGAGTGCCCCACACTCATCGATAATAGCGCCGGACCGGTCTCTCACCTCCCGGACTACCCTAGTGAGGCGGTCGTTAACCACCTGCAACTGCTCTCTCAGAGCGTCCGTCCTCTCCTGCTCCATGACCACGTTCCCCTGGAGCTCCCCAATCCTATCGGCCTGCATCCGCATGATGCCCCTAAGCCTAAGGGTCTCAGTGCGCTCCCTGGCGGCGGCACATCTAAGCCTCCGTCGCTCAGCAAGCACTGCCACAACCACGTGGTCCGCGTAAGAGTAAAACTGGCAACGCCTACAGCGGCGGGTCCGGCTAGCGGTATACCACAGCCGGATCGGACCTCCTGGCCTCTCCTGGAAGTCGATAACCCGTGGGCGCCTCTGAGGTGGCTCGTCTCCGCCCGCTCCACTCGTGCCAGCCATAACCTACAAAGATAACAAAGGTTTATAGCTTAGTCAATATATTCACACTTAATGGTGTCTAAACACAATCCCCAAGAGTTCTAAGAAACAGGTTTCAGGTTCGCCCAGgttatttctaacctaggctctgataccacttgtgacagccccacctccccctaaggcataccaaaggagttagcggactgcctgcccagctctcgccaggactactaaaatGTCAAATCCTCGCTCAAGTCGTTCGGGAAAACTATTAGCGCGCTTAGCCAACCCAACAATCGTAAAACGGAAAACAAAAGTCAAAACGTAGGGTGAATAGTGATAGCCACGTCATCATCCGCCAAGACCCAATCGAATACAGGTAATCCAACAATCACTGAAAAgaatatatacaagccaaatataaTACATTGGACAAGAGTACACTCACTATTACAAACCACATTCGTatgtttacaagccaaaaggaagtattgaatccaagtacaattaaggttccaactattgaggagctatacaaaatctcttgactagctctactcaactcattcttcaaaatcaaaagtccaaaagatacttccctgtaaggaaaacaaaatttacggagtgagctttcgcccaatgaggtactatCACGTACATATACCAAGAGCACGTAAACACAAGAaatattcaatccaaatacGCATGTCAAGTAAGTAAAAGCAATAACACCCAAGTGTaaggaataaaaggatacggatggctctcaagagcccttttccgttttgccatacttgatctcatttcattgaccctccgtcaatgtatatCAGGTAATcataccgtagactcctctttactccaattatccgtccacctcactttccccttaccgggcccgaacaccacacagtacagaattggtattactcgagtaaaccggaatctagggtctcatacccaaagattctcaaatacagtccccatggcttgtcaaatgtccccgaccaagtccttactggctcgagtccattgacttccaatgaggtagagctcaaAGTGAACAGTACAGATCCAGAGGTACAGTCAAGATCGGCATCCAAGCGACACCCAAATCAAATACAGTCAAGAGTATTCAAGTTATATCATATCCAAACAAGTAGgccagagagtacgagagtggtaaagtacaccctcgcctcacctagTCCAAACAATCATCCCATCTAATCCAAAacacagaattcaagtacaagaaagccacggaataacaaataggtgagtagtacactcaccaagtcaaacaaagtaatttcacaagttttcgcccgacgtgagcctcggatcaccgaCACGCCctataataatcaagaaagtacaattaaGACTCAAACACGAGTCATAAGCAAtaccaatcacaaccccaatagggtttcatatgcattttaagcatgaaagcaaaccagaaaatcaggaaatgtaactcatttgttccaacaacaaaaaaaacagttttgacctcctaatgcggtaatggcacaaattgcgttacgcttatcggattagggtgtaagacccaccgtttcgaagctaagaaccagggctacaacaatgtagaaggccactcggtccaaatcctagcacaactaggtcaaaaatgcagattaccaaaccagaaccgaaaTTTGCAGGTTCACAAATTGCACAACACTGTAATGAGTCCATTTCagtctacacaagtccaaatgcagtgattccaaaggaatatgatagctacgacatccagctacatttcatcagaagacaccaacaacaaaatccaaacaaattccagtcaaaatggctaATTACTagtgcagttttcgcattctgatcaacccagaacagcaacagtaaaatcgacatatctctctctacactactccaaatgacctgaaattttacaggcacctcaaacacatcaaaacctacaactttcatgttttgagcaaagtccaattcggcctctaagcctgagatacaaaaccggacagaattaggggtttggaaaccctaacttttcatttttcaatccaacttcaaaattggttgcaatcatcactaattcacacctcctagagtcattccCCCTTATTATCAACCaacatagatgaccacaacatcacatccatatgaaaccagaaaattccaagaaaaatcagaaaattaaggaaacttcactccaatccaccaaatcttccgtACAATCACGCATATAGCTACTATAAGGCACCACTTGGCCAAAAGTAGAAacaaaagatgagttccaagcaagataccttagatcttcaagaaaggttgaagcttagagagttttcttccaaaacaacaccaCCAAGGTCTTCAAACACTCCTAGCAAGATGATtttatggactaattcaagaagAAATCGGTTGATtttcaagattgaagcaagatgagAAGATGGAAGGTTGAGGAATTTTTCTCTTTGTTGcttagagaggttcggccatgaggagatgaagaatgaagataaTTTGGtccaattttgacttttaagtgaagacaaagaaagttaggcaaagtTAGGTATGGTTTGGCCAACCAAAattggacacttggcaccttaTGTTCACTTAGAGTTATCCTCTTGTCCCTccatggttaatccatctaggtaacctctaatcatctcctaacacctagtaatacaatccctttatgcaaaatttaatCGAATCgaccgaatttctctcacttaatgcactagcgggtcccacgtccaaaatacgttccaaatttctcacgaactaccttatactagtaaaatgattttaaaactatatttactgataaaatgttaataaaagtaatataataaaacaaataaaagaaaacggtgcacagaaataaaataatatataataataataataattttttttttttcttttttttccgtTCTTGGTTCTGCAcactatagccaaaacttagttAAACAACAGAAATCACgcatcgtaccttctactatctccgatGGTTCAGGTAAAGTCTGTTGTTTCGaggcgtacactctagctggcactcttgaGTGGTtccctcctacatttgcttgttcagggtttaggtgtgatctacggggacaggttgcaagctggtgctcggtactaccacaccataaacattttcctgcctttcgccaacaatcattctccacatgattggccttcccacagtacccacaagatacttgaggggctgaggtctgacctccttgtgaggcacctcttgcttggccCCAGCCACGCGAAGCTCCTCTTGGAGTACTTTCCATAGACATCCCTGAAGttttctcaccaccatctcctcgacctaTCTTAAAGGGTGGCATCTCTAATTCACCTTGTCCTTGCCTATGACTTCCACCAcgcgcacctctcctttttgcatgaaaagccctcacgtgtgccctagcaatttctattcgttgggccttctccaaaacctccgtaaacgtgTTAATTTGAGCTGCcgctaaggcttcttgtaactccacatttagcccttgcacaaacctccgtaCTTTCTTTGCTCCGTATCTAtcagttcaggggcaaatttggacaactttgtaaactgagtctcatactcagttacactcaacattccctggcggagtttaatgaaatcgtcctctcgcttctcctggacgatgggtggaaggtatttttcgttaaattcccgtacgaagtttaaccaggtccatgcagtcgcctctctctcccacttggccctcactacgttccaccaagccctagctggcccctcgaactggaaaacagcgaattggacttgcctctcctctgtatagtttagggcagcaaaaatatttgtcatggcctccagccatttctcggccccatccgggtctggccctcctaggaatttgggtggagagaacttatggaatctctctaaggccctatcttgcccattatcagggtccctaggttgatgtacaggggcttgaccctgttgttccactaaccGATCCAGAATGTTAGTCATCTGCTGAatggcagttgccacttgatctccccctgcagcttggggttcaggttgtggttCAACCGTTGCCTCActttcctctctcggttctcgtACCGGTTCCTGGGCTTGTCTACCCCCCACGGCtacgactaggaccgcgtcctcggttagttcccctagcttgacttcttctaccctccatggtTCGTAGCGAATCAACTATAACAATATAACCAACTAATCAATGATAGAATATAGCCACTaagtaactatataaatataaacagcACAAAACAGAATAATGCAAATCATAAACCCCTCTAAATCATAAAACAAAGCAATAcaacacattcaatcaaaacaagtcgCATAACTTATAAAGCATTAAACCCTAGGTATCGttcaggcactacacttaatcaaggctcgaaacacgtgaataagaaggatcctgaatcccatgaatatcttcaatatattacaAGTCCAGGCTATTCGCATTCCCCTTGCCTTTGCTTTCACAATCCAAACTTATCCcaatattacgcgagatctcaacttatcgtaaaggtgtCACTCTTCGGTATTtggggacaagaatccgaaaatatgataattcaccactcaagctggccaggctcaagagcaaatcacccatattagagattcctacctaacatacatatctaaggtccacaacaatagacaattgttccacacttaacaagtcaatccccacagtccgagaaccctctcccggcacgagctcaataagAGCTCCGATACCATctatgacgaccccacctccccctgaggcgtaccaaagggtttggcggaccgcctgcccagctctcgccaggactcactcactcgtatcacgtgcattcattcatggaccataaataacatcgcaattcaagcttagaATCCAATTGGATTCTATTTAGAATCTAAAACTATTGATCCATTTTATAACATTGAAATCGGGCAATAGTAACATAGCCCCCATCGCCCCAATTTgactaaaaaaataaagaaataggGTGAAAGTCAAATAGGATTCTTTACATTGAtgaaaatcaaggtacaaagcctcaatatataaaacattctattcgagaaatagcgcgagtacaagtcaaaagtcaaaagtcaaaaacaactagactacgctagtctttacacctctcacgcctcgctcgtaccccctgtaaggaaaacaaatagggtggtatgagctaaaagcccagtgaggttccaaatagcaaattgaccattatttataagcacaagttttcgatatagcaaagtaacgagcatgaagagttcataaaagtgagcaataacacttcaagtagcaatctcaaaatgagcgagtgtaaaagttttcagaagaaacaataatccaataaacaatattcattccaaagcataaggatacggatggctctcaggagccaacttcccatttcatcatccggagcttgatcacgtaatagttgacactccgtcaactttcaagtaaaggaaccaatccagtagagcaccacttacactactctccgtccaccattcacacccactactgggcccaaaatcctcaataaacacgggtggtaatactcgagtataccgattagttgaggagatatcactccactcgacaaaacaagagacccagggttcgttacccaatcgaccaagcccttgccggctcgactagagtaactcgccacagggtttctggaattccaggaagtgcgcacatcataaacaagtatatcaagtcaattgcaatcaataaacaagtatatcacgtaagggcaagtgcgataaagtacactcttgccctatcaattcacgtatataacatgtacttatattggtcacgtatcaagttcaagtatctagtGCAATTCGGTATTCACCacaagatatagtgcctttactggttactttcaggttatactccgggttcggagtccaaatctgcgataaaactcagtttgagaactttgaaacatgactaagattcgaaacatagacgtttcattcaataaaaatcaagaaattgaaattcactcggatagtagtcgtgaaacacttgctcgctttttaaacagtaaaactttgtaatatttatacttgaaattgtcatgcgagttgaaagtacaaggaaaacatacttcgagcaatcatgattgcatttctcaagggtacaagttcggccaagtccttacttatatacctcgaaacaagaagactcaagtaccctagatggttcaagtactatt from Coffea eugenioides isolate CCC68of unplaced genomic scaffold, Ceug_1.0 ScVebR1_599;HRSCAF=1302, whole genome shotgun sequence harbors:
- the LOC113758606 gene encoding uncharacterized protein LOC113758606, with amino-acid sequence MIDIFAALHYSEERQVTFAVFQLEGAARSWWNVIRMKWDREQTPRTWVNFVRDFNAKYFPPLVQEKKEDEFIRLRQGTQSVAEYESQFTRLSKFAPELILTEQRRVRRFIQGLNVEIQKDLAVAQINIFSDAVEKALRVENARLQ